A section of the Metabacillus endolithicus genome encodes:
- a CDS encoding response regulator, whose product MAHKIMIVDDAAFMRMMIKDILTKNGYEVVAEAADGAQAVEKYKELQPDLVTMDITMPEMDGIAALKEIKKLNSNAKVIMCSAMGQQAMVIDAIQAGAKDFIVKPFQADRVLEAIGKTLS is encoded by the coding sequence ATGGCACACAAGATTATGATTGTAGACGATGCAGCTTTTATGAGAATGATGATTAAAGATATTTTAACTAAAAACGGATATGAAGTAGTTGCTGAAGCAGCAGATGGAGCTCAAGCTGTAGAAAAATACAAAGAACTTCAACCAGACTTGGTAACAATGGATATTACAATGCCTGAAATGGATGGGATCGCAGCGTTAAAAGAAATAAAGAAATTAAACAGCAATGCAAAAGTTATTATGTGTTCAGCGATGGGGCAGCAAGCAATGGTTATTGATGCAATCCAAGCTGGAGCAAAGGATTTTATTGTTAAGCCATTCCAAGCAGACCGTGTATTAGAGGCGATTGGAAAAACTTTAAGCTAA
- a CDS encoding flagellar biosynthetic protein FliO, producing MLRRNYVILILLALILFSPQAASNVLAEDSSNKSVYENLNDEEQTQKTDETNIIEDEQVSPDENVQGDALSVTAFDFIKMFFALGIVLFLVYFLLKFVTKRNRVFQQGQAIVNLGGTNVGQNKSVQMVKIGDRVLVVGVGESISLLTEINDEEESKKIIQEFEQKQERVVESKDLIQKVFSFIQQGAKGQKHNESTMTFSTKLSEQLEKMKKERTKQIEDIERKGLDKHE from the coding sequence TTGCTTCGTAGAAACTACGTCATCTTGATTTTATTAGCTCTTATTTTATTCTCTCCGCAAGCTGCATCAAATGTGCTTGCGGAGGATTCTTCGAACAAAAGTGTATATGAAAATTTGAATGATGAAGAACAAACGCAAAAAACTGACGAGACAAACATTATTGAAGATGAGCAAGTAAGTCCGGATGAAAATGTTCAAGGTGATGCTTTATCTGTCACTGCATTTGATTTTATTAAAATGTTCTTTGCGCTTGGAATCGTTCTTTTTCTCGTCTATTTTTTATTAAAGTTTGTTACAAAGCGAAACAGAGTTTTTCAGCAAGGACAAGCAATTGTTAATCTTGGTGGTACAAATGTAGGGCAAAACAAATCAGTACAGATGGTGAAAATAGGTGACAGAGTTTTAGTTGTTGGTGTAGGAGAGTCAATTTCTCTGTTAACGGAAATCAATGATGAAGAAGAAAGTAAGAAGATTATTCAGGAGTTTGAGCAAAAGCAAGAACGAGTTGTTGAATCAAAAGACTTAATACAAAAAGTGTTCTCATTTATTCAACAAGGTGCAAAAGGACAGAAACATAATGAGTCAACAATGACATTTTCAACAAAGTTAAGTGAACAATTGGAAAAAATGAAAAAAGAGCGGACAAAGCAGATTGAGGATATTGAAAGAAAGGGTTTAGACAAGCATGAATGA
- the fliP gene encoding flagellar type III secretion system pore protein FliP (The bacterial flagellar biogenesis protein FliP forms a type III secretion system (T3SS)-type pore required for flagellar assembly.): protein MNEFMEFFNNSNPEDVSTSVKLLLLLTVLSIAPSILILMTCFTRIIIVLSFVRTSLATQSMPPNQILIGIALFLTFFIMAPTFSQVNEQALTPLFNEEITLEEAYDRAAIPFKEFMSKHTRQKDLALFLNYAGIEQPESVEDIPLTALVPAFAISEIKTAFQIGFMIFIPFLVIDMVVASILMSMGMMMLPPVMISLPFKILLFVLVDGWYLIIKSLLQSF from the coding sequence ATGAATGAGTTTATGGAGTTTTTTAACAATAGCAACCCTGAAGATGTCAGCACCTCTGTAAAGCTCCTTTTATTATTAACAGTTTTATCGATAGCACCTAGTATATTAATCTTAATGACTTGTTTTACTAGAATAATAATAGTTTTATCCTTTGTTCGAACGTCACTTGCAACACAATCTATGCCTCCAAATCAAATTTTGATTGGAATCGCGCTATTTCTAACCTTCTTTATAATGGCACCAACCTTTTCACAGGTAAACGAACAGGCGTTAACGCCTCTTTTTAATGAGGAAATTACGTTAGAAGAAGCTTATGATCGAGCTGCTATTCCATTTAAAGAGTTTATGAGTAAACATACAAGGCAAAAAGATTTGGCGTTATTTTTAAACTATGCTGGAATTGAGCAACCAGAATCAGTAGAGGATATTCCTTTAACAGCACTTGTACCCGCTTTTGCCATTAGTGAGATTAAGACAGCATTTCAAATTGGATTTATGATATTTATTCCTTTCCTAGTTATTGATATGGTTGTCGCAAGTATCCTGATGTCAATGGGGATGATGATGCTTCCTCCAGTTATGATTTCATTACCTTTTAAAATATTATTATTTGTTTTAGTTGATGGTTGGTATTTAATTATTAAATCATTGTTACAAAGTTTTTAG
- the fliR gene encoding flagellar biosynthetic protein FliR, with translation MITILENYPAFLLIFMRITAFFVTMPFFSYRNIPNTHKIGFSFFLAWIMFFSIDPPAIEVNGQFIMLILKEVLLGLTIGFSAYFILAAIQIAGSFIDFQMGFAIANVIDPQTGAQSPLVGQFLYTFVLLFMITTNAHHLLLDGVFYSYQFVPIDQPFLPMGEESVIEFIVESFNSMFIIAFQMSIPVVGSLFLVDIALGIVARTVPQLNIFVVGLPLKIGVSFIMLILVMGALFMLMQQLFETMTYTMRGLMELFGGGGNESS, from the coding sequence ATGATCACAATACTAGAGAATTATCCGGCTTTTCTTTTGATTTTTATGAGGATTACAGCATTTTTCGTTACAATGCCTTTCTTCTCATACCGCAATATTCCTAATACTCATAAAATTGGTTTTTCCTTCTTTTTAGCGTGGATTATGTTTTTCTCAATAGATCCTCCTGCTATTGAAGTGAATGGGCAATTTATTATGCTGATATTAAAAGAAGTGCTTTTGGGATTAACAATCGGATTTTCAGCGTATTTTATCCTTGCTGCAATACAAATTGCCGGAAGTTTTATTGATTTCCAGATGGGTTTTGCAATAGCAAATGTTATTGATCCGCAAACAGGAGCACAAAGTCCTCTTGTTGGTCAATTTTTATACACATTTGTCCTCTTATTTATGATTACGACAAATGCTCATCATTTATTGCTTGACGGAGTTTTTTATAGCTACCAATTTGTCCCTATAGATCAACCTTTTCTTCCAATGGGTGAAGAAAGTGTGATTGAATTTATTGTTGAGTCATTTAATTCAATGTTTATCATTGCATTTCAAATGTCTATCCCGGTGGTAGGCTCACTATTTTTAGTTGATATTGCTTTAGGGATAGTAGCTAGAACTGTGCCTCAGTTAAACATTTTCGTTGTTGGTTTGCCATTAAAAATTGGTGTAAGTTTTATCATGTTAATTTTAGTTATGGGAGCTTTATTTATGCTGATGCAGCAGTTATTCGAAACAATGACTTATACAATGAGAGGACTTATGGAGTTGTTCGGAGGTGGAGGCAATGAATCTTCTTAG
- the flhF gene encoding flagellar biosynthesis protein FlhF yields the protein MKVKKYVAPSMQEAMKKIRAEMGNDVVILNSKSIQTGGFLGLFTKKKIEVIAAMDPDVQVDPQPKKETKAIVQENTVPQTKFNSELANQSTPKPVEKVTDHKPLLDEINELKRLVQTISSDEKMGQYPEPLQLLLQKMIKQDISSSIRAQIMGELLEYWYNKKGDVTVEQLFKKQMELFASRISNLEFGGISYKKKYINVIGPTGVGKTTTLAKLAAECVLQKKKKVAFITTDTYRIAAIEQLKTYAKILDVPMEVCYTIEDFKEAKKKLSMYDYVFIDTAGRNFLEEKYVSDLEKIIDFNEEMETYLVLAATAKSSDMLAVYEQFSVIPISKLIFTKLDETATRGTLFDVMIKTNKGIAYTTHGQDVPDDIEAATRERIVEQMLR from the coding sequence ATGAAGGTAAAAAAATATGTCGCACCATCTATGCAAGAAGCAATGAAAAAAATCCGTGCTGAAATGGGTAATGATGTAGTTATTTTGAATTCCAAAAGTATTCAAACAGGTGGTTTTCTAGGTCTTTTTACTAAAAAAAAGATTGAAGTGATTGCTGCAATGGATCCGGATGTACAAGTAGATCCGCAGCCAAAGAAAGAAACAAAAGCAATTGTTCAAGAAAACACAGTACCACAAACAAAGTTCAATTCTGAGCTAGCAAATCAAAGCACACCAAAACCAGTTGAAAAAGTAACTGATCACAAGCCCCTTTTAGACGAAATAAATGAGTTGAAGCGACTTGTTCAAACCATTTCCAGTGATGAAAAAATGGGACAATACCCTGAACCGCTTCAACTACTTTTACAAAAGATGATCAAACAAGATATTAGTTCATCTATAAGAGCTCAAATTATGGGTGAACTTTTGGAATATTGGTATAACAAAAAGGGTGACGTCACAGTTGAACAGCTATTTAAGAAACAAATGGAACTCTTTGCTAGCCGTATTTCCAATCTTGAGTTTGGTGGAATTTCTTATAAAAAGAAATACATTAATGTTATTGGCCCAACAGGAGTAGGTAAAACAACTACTTTAGCGAAATTAGCAGCTGAATGTGTGTTACAAAAGAAGAAAAAAGTTGCTTTTATCACAACTGACACTTATAGAATTGCGGCTATTGAACAGTTAAAAACATATGCAAAAATTTTAGACGTTCCAATGGAAGTTTGTTATACAATTGAAGATTTTAAAGAAGCTAAAAAGAAACTTTCTATGTATGATTATGTATTTATCGATACTGCAGGACGAAATTTTTTAGAAGAAAAGTATGTTTCTGATTTAGAAAAGATTATTGATTTTAATGAGGAAATGGAAACGTATCTTGTTCTTGCTGCTACAGCAAAATCTTCTGATATGTTAGCGGTATATGAACAATTTTCTGTCATTCCAATAAGTAAACTTATCTTTACAAAGTTAGACGAAACAGCAACAAGAGGAACATTGTTTGATGTCATGATAAAGACAAATAAAGGTATTGCCTATACGACCCATGGTCAAGATGTCCCAGATGATATTGAAGCAGCTACACGAGAACGTATAGTCGAACAAATGTTGAGGTAA
- a CDS encoding P-loop NTPase: MVNDQAERLRQRLNSLKTQAKSIAVMSGKGGVGKSNFSLNFSLALQKENKRVLLFDLDIGMGNIDILIGESSKYSIVDFFQKDLSLTDIISTGPDGLEYISGGSGLGTIFQLDETKFQRFLQQLDLLFKVYDYIIFDMGAGISEDSLRFLLSVDEIIVITTPEPTSMTDAYSAIKHVCLNHPTIPFSIVVNRLLTRRLVTLLIADSHKRLPNF, from the coding sequence ATGGTAAATGATCAAGCAGAACGTTTAAGACAAAGACTAAATAGCTTAAAAACTCAAGCCAAGTCAATTGCGGTAATGAGTGGAAAAGGCGGGGTTGGTAAATCAAATTTTTCCCTTAATTTTTCATTGGCTCTACAAAAAGAAAATAAACGAGTTTTATTGTTTGATTTAGATATAGGTATGGGAAACATTGATATCTTAATAGGCGAAAGTTCTAAATATTCAATTGTTGACTTTTTCCAAAAAGATCTATCACTTACTGATATTATTTCAACTGGACCAGATGGATTGGAGTATATTTCTGGTGGCAGTGGGTTAGGAACTATTTTCCAACTTGATGAGACAAAATTCCAACGATTTCTACAGCAGTTAGATCTCTTATTTAAAGTATACGATTATATCATCTTTGATATGGGGGCCGGAATTTCAGAAGATAGTTTGCGCTTTTTACTTTCTGTTGATGAAATTATTGTTATTACAACTCCAGAACCAACATCAATGACTGATGCTTATTCAGCTATTAAACATGTGTGTCTGAACCACCCAACGATACCCTTTTCAATTGTAGTAAATAGGCTTTTAACAAGAAGGTTGGTGACTCTACTTATAGCAGATTCGCACAAACGATTACCCAATTTTTGA
- a CDS encoding MinD/ParA family ATP-binding protein: protein MSRQVSLLGIIPDDSTIMKAVIDQKPVLLYQPNCQASKALITISKDFIRTKSTDVEVVDSTPFISKLKNFFMKGR from the coding sequence TTGAGTCGCCAGGTTTCATTATTAGGTATCATACCTGATGATTCAACGATCATGAAAGCTGTTATTGACCAAAAACCAGTATTATTATATCAACCTAATTGTCAAGCTAGTAAAGCTTTAATAACAATTTCAAAGGATTTTATTCGAACAAAGTCAACTGATGTAGAAGTAGTTGATTCAACACCTTTTATATCGAAATTAAAAAATTTCTTCATGAAGGGTAGGTAA